The following coding sequences are from one Maridesulfovibrio bastinii DSM 16055 window:
- a CDS encoding response regulator, whose translation MGEGKVNIGTRERSFRLATLITFAACGLILLAVAAVGSVIYQKSKSSLLSEFRDRVRAEGERAAVEVKSLILNSKARLDELSRDNTLRVSLKLHLDYQLQERLSDYDRPDGAVTFYVVPDEYDRIFSSHPTEIDSEVILNAAKKNHFEQRFFRSSDGRFFSIFSVPVKNRNDVIGSAVCVLNIKKAVASHILFSSASGSFLIMEGARFFRIGDGSSVFLGNSNISESLSGATMNGINGVIYRSSILPEAGYWVSYDSLNRMLDSIVMAAMPFIFVILTICIIGSLFLSRRLVSPLKKICDTADRIANGQDLSISKSHHRIREISILENSLSAMLSGLRKAEELQRYRLFFDSVSDIVWINDREGKLIEANVRVAEILGYLPEEFLSFAIQNLVPEEFHPDLAPITGNPRELYNGKSFEIPLLTKSGKTILSSVRPRIINYLGDQVFLCVVRDITDRKKKEDELKRYTVELLKAREEEEKNAARMAETLEQLEEAIHRSEEANRTKSKFLAQMSHEIRTPMNSILGMADMLEETGLSLEQNRYVKIFRDSGRVLLNLLNDILDLSKIESGRLNLENIPFSLDVLVDEVSGIMSADIIKKNLEFSCLISPEVPSELSGDPTRIKQILVNLISNAVKFTDTGSINCYFNLELLGSSEIRLNITVRDTGIGIPEEAINNIFGNFIQVDSSTTRKYGGTGLGLSITRNLIQMMGGDIAVASRVGEGSEFSFSIMLEAVEVESELNSASQQGFKNLKILVLNNNQLERDYIRQCFKYWGLDCVTVSDLSELKEMQSVPEFDGLLISESLNSSSGLAVAEKVRSFLNRADLEMCVLTSHNSLLASQPLMYEVFGLVGVSRWPLSRAELFRIAGIFKSRSDHESVEDLKPALRSARILVADDSESIRLLIELFLKDTPFKLHFAEDGKEAVLKYSQQKYDLVLMDIIMPDLNGYDAAKQIRSFEVENGYPRTPLIALTANTEESERIRCLESGFTEYLAKPVNKVSLIRVIAGYL comes from the coding sequence ATGGGTGAAGGAAAAGTAAATATCGGAACCCGGGAGCGTTCTTTCCGGCTGGCAACGCTGATAACTTTCGCTGCATGTGGACTTATTCTTCTAGCTGTTGCTGCCGTTGGAAGCGTTATCTACCAGAAATCAAAAAGCAGTCTTCTTTCTGAGTTCAGAGACAGGGTCAGGGCAGAGGGTGAAAGGGCCGCAGTTGAAGTAAAAAGTCTCATTCTTAATTCTAAAGCAAGGCTTGATGAATTAAGCAGGGATAATACTTTAAGGGTAAGCCTTAAACTCCACCTTGATTATCAGCTTCAGGAGCGTCTTAGTGATTACGACCGGCCTGACGGAGCTGTCACTTTTTATGTTGTTCCAGATGAATACGATCGTATTTTTTCATCCCATCCCACTGAAATTGATTCTGAAGTAATCCTGAATGCTGCAAAAAAGAACCACTTTGAGCAAAGGTTTTTTAGAAGTTCAGACGGTCGCTTTTTTTCAATTTTTTCTGTCCCAGTGAAGAACAGAAATGATGTGATCGGTTCTGCAGTATGTGTTTTAAATATAAAAAAAGCAGTGGCCAGCCATATTCTTTTTTCTTCCGCCAGCGGTTCTTTTCTAATTATGGAGGGGGCCAGATTTTTTCGTATAGGTGATGGCTCATCTGTGTTCTTAGGGAATAGCAATATATCCGAATCATTGAGCGGTGCTACAATGAACGGAATAAACGGGGTTATCTATCGTAGTTCAATTCTTCCTGAGGCCGGATACTGGGTTTCTTATGACAGCCTTAACAGAATGCTGGACAGCATTGTCATGGCTGCTATGCCTTTTATTTTTGTAATTCTGACAATTTGTATTATCGGGTCGCTTTTTTTGAGCAGAAGACTTGTTTCGCCGCTTAAAAAAATATGTGACACCGCTGACCGCATAGCTAACGGGCAGGACTTAAGCATAAGTAAAAGTCATCACAGGATTCGTGAGATTTCCATATTGGAGAATTCTTTGTCTGCCATGCTTTCAGGGTTGCGCAAGGCGGAAGAACTGCAACGATATAGGCTTTTTTTTGATAGCGTGAGCGATATAGTCTGGATTAACGACCGTGAAGGAAAGTTGATTGAAGCAAATGTAAGGGTTGCCGAGATACTTGGTTATCTTCCTGAAGAATTTTTGTCTTTTGCTATTCAGAATCTTGTCCCCGAAGAATTTCATCCTGATTTAGCACCTATAACCGGGAATCCCAGAGAATTGTATAATGGGAAGAGCTTTGAAATTCCATTGCTGACTAAAAGCGGCAAAACCATTTTATCCTCAGTCAGACCAAGGATTATAAATTATCTTGGGGATCAGGTTTTTCTTTGTGTGGTGCGGGATATTACTGACCGTAAGAAAAAGGAAGATGAGCTTAAGCGTTACACTGTAGAACTTTTGAAAGCCAGAGAAGAGGAAGAAAAGAACGCCGCAAGAATGGCTGAAACTCTGGAACAGCTGGAAGAAGCTATACATCGTTCTGAAGAAGCAAATAGAACTAAAAGTAAATTTCTGGCTCAGATGAGCCATGAAATCAGAACTCCGATGAATTCCATTCTCGGAATGGCTGACATGCTTGAAGAGACCGGTCTTAGTCTAGAACAGAATAGATATGTTAAAATTTTTCGTGATTCGGGAAGGGTTCTTTTAAATCTGCTTAACGATATTCTGGATCTTTCCAAAATAGAATCAGGCCGATTGAATCTGGAAAATATCCCTTTCAGTCTGGATGTGCTCGTTGATGAAGTTTCCGGGATAATGTCTGCTGATATAATTAAAAAGAATCTTGAATTTTCATGTCTTATATCTCCTGAAGTGCCCTCGGAACTTTCGGGAGACCCCACTAGAATCAAGCAGATTCTTGTTAATTTAATAAGTAATGCCGTTAAGTTTACCGATACCGGAAGTATCAACTGCTATTTTAATTTGGAATTGTTGGGTAGTTCGGAAATAAGGCTGAATATAACAGTCCGGGATACAGGTATCGGAATTCCGGAAGAAGCAATAAATAATATTTTCGGAAATTTCATTCAGGTGGATTCGTCCACGACTCGAAAGTATGGCGGAACCGGGTTGGGGCTGTCTATCACAAGAAATCTGATTCAGATGATGGGTGGGGATATTGCTGTTGCCAGCAGGGTCGGAGAAGGCTCTGAATTTAGTTTTTCCATAATGCTTGAAGCTGTTGAAGTGGAATCTGAATTGAATTCTGCCTCGCAGCAGGGTTTTAAAAATTTAAAAATACTTGTGCTCAATAATAATCAACTTGAGCGCGATTATATAAGGCAGTGTTTCAAATATTGGGGACTTGACTGTGTTACCGTTTCCGATCTTTCCGAGCTGAAGGAAATGCAGAGTGTTCCTGAATTTGACGGGCTGCTGATTTCCGAGAGTCTGAATTCTTCATCAGGACTGGCAGTAGCTGAAAAAGTCAGATCTTTTCTTAATAGAGCAGACTTGGAAATGTGCGTTTTAACCAGCCATAACAGTCTGTTAGCCTCTCAACCGCTTATGTATGAAGTCTTCGGTCTTGTGGGCGTTTCAAGATGGCCGCTATCAAGGGCTGAGCTTTTCAGGATAGCCGGAATTTTTAAATCAAGGTCAGACCATGAATCTGTTGAAGATTTGAAACCAGCCCTGCGTTCGGCGCGGATACTTGTTGCAGATGATTCGGAAAGTATCAGGCTGTTAATTGAGTTGTTTTTGAAGGATACACCTTTTAAACTGCATTTTGCGGAAGATGGGAAAGAAGCTGTTTTAAAATATTCCCAGCAGAAGTATGATCTTGTACTGATGGATATAATTATGCCTGATTTGAACGGGTATGATGCGGCAAAGCAGATAAGATCTTTTGAGGTGGAAAACGGATACCCCCGGACCCCTCTGATAGCTCTTACCGCAAACACTGAGGAAAGTGAGCGAATCAGGTGTCTGGAGTCCGGGTTTACCGAATATCTGGCCAAACCTGTGAATAAGGTTTCACTCATCAGGGTTATAGCCGGATATCTTTAA
- a CDS encoding iron-sulfur cluster assembly scaffold protein NifU yields the protein MDQLDNVLDDIQQTCEDVAVDMFGESNKQRWENPRFAGEIENPDGVGEITGECRDMIRIYLTIENEIITKALFYTTGCGSSIVSADMCCELATGKNVDEASEISGEDIIKALGRIPSDKTHCAHLASSSLQEALGNWMEKKKKKQELH from the coding sequence ATGGATCAGCTCGATAATGTTCTCGATGATATTCAGCAGACTTGTGAGGATGTCGCAGTGGATATGTTTGGTGAATCCAACAAACAAAGATGGGAAAATCCCCGTTTTGCGGGCGAAATTGAAAACCCGGATGGAGTTGGAGAGATCACCGGTGAATGCCGCGACATGATCAGAATCTATCTCACTATTGAAAATGAGATCATAACAAAAGCACTTTTCTACACCACAGGTTGCGGGTCAAGCATCGTCAGTGCAGACATGTGCTGCGAACTGGCAACAGGAAAGAATGTTGATGAAGCTTCAGAAATAAGTGGTGAAGACATCATCAAAGCTCTTGGAAGAATTCCATCAGACAAAACCCACTGTGCCCATCTTGCTTCATCATCTCTTCAGGAAGCCCTTGGAAACTGGATGGAAAAGAAGAAGAAAAAACAGGAACTGCATTAA
- a CDS encoding LysR substrate-binding domain-containing protein, whose product MELRQLKYFLAVAEELHFGRAAEKVHIAQPPLSQQIKALEEELGAKLFLRNSRNVQLTEEGKYLRKEALEIFDKINNAADTVFRMAKGETGRISVGFMEIAMDSHLPEIIRSFKSDYPDVRVKVSQLGASSQMQKLRTGQLEVGFCSAYKYGLHDLDYKLLFSKQHLLAMPEDHALVAKDSVTLEDVAGERLIIFPRVGHPDLYDSIFAAFHEKNIFPGPAQEVAGISGVTALIAAGMGVSFVPENTRIQRKGIVTRPLADNFPTMDIYMVWKKGEPTAVVSLFLEEVAAFYELESVFASAKHS is encoded by the coding sequence ATGGAACTCAGGCAGTTAAAATATTTTCTGGCGGTAGCTGAAGAACTTCATTTTGGTCGTGCAGCAGAAAAAGTTCATATAGCTCAACCTCCACTTTCCCAGCAGATAAAGGCCCTTGAAGAGGAGCTCGGGGCCAAACTGTTTCTTCGTAACAGCAGGAATGTGCAGCTGACTGAAGAGGGAAAGTATTTGAGAAAAGAAGCCCTTGAGATATTTGATAAAATAAATAATGCGGCGGATACTGTTTTCAGGATGGCAAAGGGTGAAACAGGGCGTATCTCTGTGGGATTTATGGAGATTGCTATGGATAGCCACCTTCCGGAAATAATACGCAGTTTTAAATCTGATTATCCTGATGTTCGGGTCAAAGTGTCCCAGCTTGGAGCTTCGTCACAGATGCAAAAGCTCCGCACAGGGCAATTGGAAGTGGGATTTTGCAGTGCCTACAAATATGGTCTTCATGATCTTGATTACAAGCTGCTGTTTAGCAAGCAGCATCTGCTGGCAATGCCGGAAGATCATGCTTTGGTCGCAAAGGATTCAGTTACTCTTGAAGATGTTGCAGGGGAAAGGCTGATTATTTTCCCCAGAGTCGGGCATCCTGATCTTTATGACAGCATTTTTGCAGCCTTCCATGAGAAAAATATTTTCCCCGGTCCGGCACAGGAGGTTGCCGGAATTTCCGGTGTAACAGCTCTAATCGCAGCAGGCATGGGGGTTTCATTTGTTCCTGAAAATACCAGAATTCAGCGCAAAGGAATCGTGACCCGTCCGCTTGCGGATAATTTTCCGACAATGGATATTTACATGGTCTGGAAAAAGGGAGAACCTACAGCAGTTGTAAGTCTTTTTCTGGAAGAAGTTGCAGCTTTTTATGAACTGGAATCGGTTTTTGCATCGGCCAAACACAGCTGA
- a CDS encoding GNAT family N-acetyltransferase, producing the protein MSEILKGCSISWARSISEVDKDQWNRLAAELNFPFLRWQWLNLVESSGSACIETGWIPIHLLIHKDGILVAAAALYMKTHSDGEFIFDRVWSEVAEKGDIRYYPKLVGMSPFTPATGYRFLIDPKEDREEMTSLMCKVLDRFSRINGLGSCAFHFVDARWALEMEKFGYSSWQHQGYSWENTGFNSFEDWLGTVNRNRRKTIRRERRELQRENIRVEPIYGENIPPKYFDFMYRLYERTNDRFGEWSCKFLTRDFFERLPEIAGDSVLFMTAFRGDSEDPLAMAMFTYSADKLWGRYWGCFEEVRFLHFELCYYSAFEWAIRHGIKYFDPGMGGEHKARRGFLSTPTYSLHRFINPSMDLTFKTYIQEVNQLENGYIKDMNDLLPVI; encoded by the coding sequence ATGTCTGAAATTTTGAAAGGATGCTCAATATCGTGGGCAAGATCCATATCCGAAGTGGATAAGGACCAGTGGAACCGTCTTGCGGCAGAACTTAATTTTCCCTTTTTGCGCTGGCAGTGGCTTAATCTTGTTGAAAGTTCAGGCAGTGCCTGCATTGAGACCGGATGGATTCCGATTCATCTGTTGATTCATAAGGATGGAATTCTGGTTGCTGCAGCAGCCCTGTATATGAAAACCCATAGTGATGGGGAATTTATTTTTGACAGGGTCTGGAGTGAAGTCGCCGAGAAAGGGGATATAAGGTATTATCCCAAACTGGTCGGCATGAGTCCTTTTACACCTGCCACCGGGTACAGATTTCTTATTGATCCCAAAGAGGACAGGGAAGAGATGACCTCGCTCATGTGCAAAGTCCTTGATAGATTTTCCCGTATAAATGGTCTTGGGAGTTGCGCTTTTCATTTTGTTGATGCCCGCTGGGCCTTGGAAATGGAGAAGTTTGGCTACAGCTCATGGCAGCATCAGGGCTACAGCTGGGAGAATACGGGATTTAATTCTTTTGAGGACTGGCTGGGAACAGTCAACCGCAACCGTCGAAAAACAATCCGTAGAGAACGCCGGGAGCTTCAAAGGGAAAATATAAGGGTCGAGCCGATATACGGGGAAAATATACCTCCGAAATATTTTGATTTTATGTATCGCCTTTATGAACGCACTAATGATCGTTTCGGTGAGTGGAGCTGTAAATTTCTTACTCGTGATTTTTTTGAGCGCTTACCGGAAATAGCTGGCGATAGTGTGCTTTTTATGACCGCTTTTCGCGGAGACAGTGAAGATCCGCTGGCTATGGCCATGTTCACCTATTCTGCTGATAAATTATGGGGACGCTATTGGGGATGTTTTGAAGAGGTCCGCTTTCTGCATTTTGAATTGTGTTATTATTCCGCCTTTGAATGGGCTATCAGGCATGGAATAAAGTATTTTGATCCGGGCATGGGCGGGGAGCACAAAGCAAGACGCGGTTTCCTTTCCACTCCCACATACAGCCTGCACCGGTTTATAAATCCATCTATGGATCTTACTTTCAAAACATATATTCAGGAAGTAAATCAGCTGGAAAATGGTTATATCAAAGATATGAATGATCTGCTTCCTGTAATATGA
- a CDS encoding YqiA/YcfP family alpha/beta fold hydrolase — translation MVTFLNVHGFGSTGDNTKAAALRNHFPDNELISPDFPMDPFGCMELLEKTINKYADRELVLLGSSMGGFYSLLAHIRFGVKVLMINPALNPSVLLLDHIGEVENYKTGEKGVVTHDHVQVFEKLEDEIMQGKTDPSKLMALLGEEDEVLDQKVMKKILDAKGVNYLCFHDNHHFDAYDILLEEDKRIRSFLMNE, via the coding sequence ATGGTAACTTTTTTAAATGTTCACGGTTTCGGCTCCACCGGAGATAACACTAAAGCGGCTGCCCTGCGTAATCATTTCCCGGATAATGAGCTGATTTCACCTGATTTTCCCATGGACCCGTTCGGCTGTATGGAACTGCTGGAAAAAACAATCAACAAATATGCTGACCGGGAGCTGGTGTTGCTGGGGTCTTCAATGGGAGGGTTTTATTCACTGCTGGCCCATATTCGTTTCGGGGTGAAAGTTCTGATGATCAATCCAGCCTTGAATCCATCCGTGCTGCTTCTTGATCATATTGGCGAGGTTGAGAACTATAAGACAGGTGAAAAAGGTGTTGTAACCCACGACCATGTGCAGGTTTTCGAAAAGCTGGAAGATGAAATAATGCAGGGTAAAACCGATCCGTCAAAACTGATGGCTTTGCTTGGCGAAGAGGATGAAGTTCTGGATCAGAAGGTAATGAAAAAAATACTTGATGCAAAAGGTGTCAACTATCTGTGCTTCCATGACAATCATCATTTTGATGCTTACGATATCCTGCTGGAAGAAGATAAAAGAATAAGGTCATTTCTTATGAACGAATAA
- a CDS encoding sulfite exporter TauE/SafE family protein, producing the protein MTGESMLPVAFQSALLLGLVHGVNPCGHSWLVLAPFVSGTTKGKRVAAMTFAFLLGTTLACILIGLSLGAISTVFSGSVRYYMDMVVNGLVIILGTLLIVKPELIHNHDHEHSHDHEHGHEHSHEHGHDHSHDHEHGHDHYHDHEHEHDHGHDNDHDHAHGHDHVHDHDHHHVTGLAARLSALVQGRSRVLALFIIGFVNMIVPCPTLAAMYSYALDSESPVASCLVFSGYAVTTAIAVSAVIFAIYKASSLARSLSQGWIEKAVMRVIGVLTVVFGLYSLYADLGV; encoded by the coding sequence ATGACCGGTGAATCAATGCTTCCTGTTGCTTTTCAAAGTGCACTTTTACTAGGCTTGGTGCATGGAGTAAACCCTTGCGGTCATTCGTGGCTGGTTCTGGCTCCGTTTGTCTCTGGCACAACCAAAGGCAAAAGGGTTGCTGCAATGACTTTTGCTTTTTTGCTGGGAACAACACTGGCCTGTATTCTTATTGGATTAAGCCTTGGAGCAATATCTACAGTTTTCAGCGGTTCAGTGCGCTACTATATGGATATGGTGGTAAACGGTTTGGTAATAATTCTTGGCACTTTGCTGATTGTTAAGCCGGAACTGATCCACAATCATGACCATGAACACAGCCACGACCATGAGCACGGGCACGAACACAGCCATGAGCACGGGCACGACCACAGCCACGACCATGAGCACGGGCACGATCACTACCATGACCATGAGCATGAGCACGATCACGGACATGACAACGACCACGACCATGCACACGGGCATGACCACGTACATGATCACGATCATCACCATGTCACCGGTCTTGCCGCCAGACTCTCAGCCCTTGTTCAGGGGAGATCCAGAGTACTTGCTTTGTTTATTATTGGATTCGTAAATATGATTGTTCCATGCCCGACCCTTGCGGCCATGTATTCATACGCCCTTGATTCGGAAAGTCCTGTTGCCAGTTGCCTTGTTTTCAGTGGTTATGCTGTAACCACCGCAATTGCTGTCAGTGCGGTTATATTTGCCATCTACAAGGCTTCATCACTTGCAAGGAGTCTGTCTCAGGGCTGGATAGAAAAGGCTGTAATGAGGGTTATCGGTGTTTTGACAGTTGTCTTCGGGCTGTATTCGCTTTATGCAGATCTGGGGGTATGA